A single Lactuca sativa cultivar Salinas chromosome 8, Lsat_Salinas_v11, whole genome shotgun sequence DNA region contains:
- the LOC111885002 gene encoding probable aspartic proteinase GIP2 — protein MASSQTLITLFIFSLLSFSCAATGPPKLPKPKAIHLPIRKHQTTLQYFTTYKSGHTELPTIIDALIDLGSPSVWFDCTSYVSSSYKQTSCGSNKCKKAKGSSSCLTCYSTPRPGCSNNTCGIFVYNPIPNYLSIQELGEDTITVYSTDGAYVWFSYDLPKFQFACVDSVTADRLPGDNTKGLVGLARNEISLPSQISSFFKLAKKFALCLPSSSENGLGDIFIGGGPYYMLPSIEDQSLSLVTTPLVFNPINGPRLLSDGELSYQYFINLKNIEISGKPVTFSPSLLSFDTNGIGGTKISTTSPYTILHSSIYKPLVQDFIKEASLNKIKRVQSVAPFGACFDSKTVPKTITGPAVPNIDLVLEGSSVRMRLYGANSMVEAKKNVICLAFIDGGGQPTTSIVLGGHQLENYVLEFDLTASTLGLSSSLLLQNTSCSHSRVY, from the coding sequence ATGGCATCTTCTCAAACGCTTATCACTCTCTTCATCTTTTCTCTTTTAAGCTTCTCATGCGCGGCTACAGGTCCTCCCAAACTGCCAAAACCAAAAGCCATTCACCTTCCGATTAGAAAACATCAAACAACTCTCCAGTACTTCACCACATATAAGTCTGGACACACTGAGTTACCTACTATAATAGATGCATTGATTGATCTTGGATCACCATCTGTTTGGTTTGATTGTACATCCTATGTGTCGTCTTCATATAAACAAACATCATGTGGTTCAAATAAATGTAAGAAGGCCAAGGGGTCATCATCCTGTTTAACATGCTACTCGACTCCTAGACCAGGGTGCTCCAACAACACCTGTGGTATCTTCGTTTACAACCCTATTCCAAATTACTTATCAATTCAAGAGCTTGGTGAAGATACCATCACCGTATACTCCACAGACGGTGCGTATGTTTGGTTTAGTTACGACCTACCCAAATTCCAATTCGCTTGCGTAGATTCGGTCACTGCAGATCGCTTGCCTGGTGACAATACTAAGGGGTTGGTTGGCCTTGCAAGAAACGAAATCTCACTTCCATCACAAATTTCATCTTTTTTCAAGTTGGCTAAAAAATTTGCACTTTGTTTACCTTCATCATCTGAGAATGGATTGGGGGATATATTCATTGGTGGCGGTCCATATTACATGCTTCCTAGCATTGAAGATCAATCGCTGTCACTAGTAACCACCCCGCTTGTTTTCAATCCGATTAATGGCCCCCGTCTTTTATCTGACGGAGAACTTTCCTATCAGTATTTCATCAATCTCAAAAACATTGAAATCAGCGGTAAACCTGTAACTTTTAGTCCATCTCTGCTATCTTTTGATACAAATGGAATTGGGGGAACAAAGATTAGTACTACATCACCTTATACGATTTTGCACTCATCCATTTATAAACCCCTTGTTCAAGATTTCATCAAGGAAGCATCATTGAATAAAATAAAAAGGGTACAATCTGTGGCACCTTTTGGGGCGTGCTTTGACTCAAAGACTGTTCCCAAGACGATAACTGGACCAGCAGTTCCAAATATCGACCTGGTTTTGGAAGGCAGTAGTGTAAGGATGAGACTGTATGGTGCAAACTCAATGGTGGAAGCCAAGAAGAATGTAATATGTCTTGCATTTATTGATGGAGGAGGTCAGCCAACAACGTCTATTGTCTTAGGTGGGCATCAGTTAGAGAATTATGTTCTAGAGTTTGATCTAACTGCATCAACACTCGGACTCTCTTCGTCTCTCCTGCTCCAGAACACAAGCTGTTCCCATAGCAGGGTATATTAA